In Acanthopagrus latus isolate v.2019 chromosome 16, fAcaLat1.1, whole genome shotgun sequence, one DNA window encodes the following:
- the LOC119005120 gene encoding uncharacterized protein LOC119005120 isoform X3, producing the protein MMERGGGYLNPGHYHPAGGQSSSLTSPLISPFSGSPLSSGYHTPVFFSPAKPRPSQTQSLRCSPPHIIQPRHYSQTQSLRLSPPHELRRSPYRSPLVQLSAHDLEQDLRDRGGGWGRSEREREWEREREREMERGWAQREWERERERGRLERERARERERRETSTFGTFGYGRPVPLRSDRDSVFLEPDQDTTPLLLPQPSPSPSPNAAPRMGTGAVGRNRAGSKVGPDSVGGGMVSKFDNGSVGLVLVDSKSGCGPRLVSEVGAGNIAEVDIRAGIQEHHRSESWSKYDNGSRASIKNGSETRKGSQVKTRPGGRDLEGKVQSGVEIKNMAPSVTKEGHRGSTRSGEKSGRVMAKPERIDEAIPSTVSEDEKKAGHGDKVGIVTGSGPKPDFDVEVETKASSRQVENRSGADTGSVAEVKSEVRSATESGVEVNAETEVKIAPTPAPKAVPEAGVVNKIETWSNTESVVVCECWSSNKTTDIGAGDKNDSATADHAGKMTLDKIDSSHVEKGSKSQKSKSSKSSSRNRPGTATGLRPGVVSPRLSSGLGDLETTCSTEVIESTWPRRIIVRKRTVRQGGAVHNLPILPPLPSVLSALEKRRPLALLQTHPGHFSESPLTNIMTAISMVGRSSLKEPSHAEPGQGATLVGRASLKEQNLEHWRVCREQEEPRRSRSKEKKGEPSKEKTEGEERKEKEQKRENERRDNKDKKEEGLDKDKVRVTVSGWVVEETKQEKSARKVEGKVQEDEKKYEELKKESHVEMKCEKGEDIGVMNKDGVQELHVQELEKVVAILKTEEGEVEGGEGGTFGDDRGMESWDAVLEMVTTLWDDGWEKGGGGAVGDTDSFSGSLQRWPLLRPPIGFGGSHPPSSAASELSLTELERRARELDSDLEHLDLSQSQRDTQDVYQMLLELQRERADMYQTHPGPQREKAALMTGVGSKSQVSLELSTVASPATDTDRSPVDWSTKLAGTYTAGTSSIKEDNSPDSNLTLESDSSGIFLSLSNQSQEEAGSDSDQPISGSDLGSSNTSLEKDGEDGGLKEWGREESAELQWCYPSLLNTEDREGDDERPEAGYGKMSVDEEREKDENVRRVGKMGTVSVIRTMLDHTDISDSMTVNAPQCGEIPPRKKVTLMGSDSPLPLSPSKQPVKHLLDPNQKPIRSSGLDCGDLDPFVQSDSFVYLAVSARPASQGEVTTVTEVPTHPSKQDSIPQHSDSMKTCLDQPTEWDNKPTLPAPHKPEEGDFLCTDSFVYLAAPACLLLGPAGTTAYSGRESDSESSGSGALDVSVLGCGSVAGDSDWDSDLSDTDPSRSCRISAAVNKSAGMARPKRLPPELGWDLFGETTEPEVLSELFREQDRNNNDKAKRAPEVTNSMSATQATPMATQPVTTPMKQATVELSSTTKKVTWQFKPAQRSVCTGSRKEKEKEITSSSVRITELGGGETYRPSPSSSSSSSSSPSSSSSG; encoded by the exons ATGATGGAAAGAGGAGGTGGATATCTGAATCCAGGGCACTACCACCCCGCTGGCGGCCAGTCCTCCTCTCTTACTTCCCCCCTTATTTCCCCCTTCTCTGGATCACCTCTCTCTTCGGGTTACCATACACCGGTCTTTTTCTCCCCTGCCAAACCTCGTCCCAGTCAGACTCAGAGTTTGCGGTGTTCCCCTCCCCACATCATCCAGCCACGGCATTACTCCCAAACCCAGAGCCTTAGGCTATCACCACCCCATGAGCTTAGGCGATCCCCCTACCGTTCCCCCCTAGTCCAACTGTCTGCTCATGACCTTGAACAGGACCTGAGGgaccgaggaggaggatggggccGTAGTGAGCGAGAAAGAGaatgggagagggagagggaaagggagatggagagaggatgGGCCCAGCGAGaatgggaaagagagagggagagagggcggctcgagagggagagagcgagagaaagggagaggagagaaacatcGACTTTTGGGACCTTCGGGTATGGTCGACCAGTTCCTCTGCGTTCAGACAGAGACTCAGTGTTTTTAGAGCCCGACCAGGACACAACACCCCTGTTGCTCCCCCAGCCCTCACCTTCACCCTCCCCCAATGCTGCTCCCAGAATGGGCACTGGTGCTGTAGGAAGGAATAGAGCGGGGTCAAAGGTTGGCCCTGATAGTGTGGGTGGGGGAATGGTTTCTAAGTTTGACAATGGGAGTGTGGGTTTGGTGTTAGTTGACAGCAAATCTGGGTGTGGGCCAAGGTTAGTTAGTGAAGTTGGAGCTGGAAACATAGCAGAGGTTGATATTAGGGCTGGAATACAAGAACACCACAGATCTGAAAGTTGGAGCAAATATGATAATGGATCGAGAGCTAGCATTAAAAATGGGTCTGAAACAAGAAAAGGCTCCCAGGTGAAAACAAGACCAGGGGGGCGGGATTTGGAAGGGAAAGTGCAGTCTGGTGTGGAGATAAAGAATATGGCTCCTAGTGTGACCAAGGAGGGACATAGGGGAAGTACAAGgagtggggaaaaaagtggAAGGGTTATGGCTAAACCAGAACGTATTGATGAGGCTATACCTTCAACTGTGAGTGAAGATGAGAAAAAGGCTGGGCATGGTGATAAAGTTGGGATTGTAACTGGAAGTGGTCCAAAACCAGACTTTGATGTAGAGGTTGAAACTAAAGCTAGTTCAAGACAAGTGGAGAACAGAAGTGGAGCAGACACTGGAAGTGTAGCTGAGGTTAAGAGTGAAGTTCGTTCAGCAACAGAGTCCGGAGTAGAAGTTAACGCTGAGACAGAGGTAAAGATTGCTCCGACACCTGCACCTAAGGCAGTGCCAGAAGCTGGGGTTGTTAATAAGATAGAGACATGGAGTAACACTGAGAGTGTAGTTGTCTGTGAATGCTGGAGCAGCAACAAGACAACAGATATTGGGGCTGGGGATAAAAATGATTCTGCCACTGCAGATCATGCTGGGAAAATGACTTTGGACAAAATTGATTCTAGCCATGTAGAGAAAGGTTCCAAATCCCAGAAGTCCAAATCATCCAAGTCCAGCTCCAGGAATCGACCTGGCACAGCCACAGGGCTCCGACCAGGTGTGGTCAGCCCACGACTAAGCAGCGGGCTTGGGGACCTTGAGACAACATGCTCTACTGAGGTCATCGAGTCCACCTGGCCTCGCCGAATCATTGTCAGAAAAAGGACTGTTCGGCAGGGTGGGGCAGTCCACAACCTCCCTATTCTCCCTCCACTTCCCTCTGTTCTATCAGCATTGGAGAAGAGGCGCCCGCTTGCCCTTCTCCAAACACATCCAGGACACTTCTCCGAGAGCCCACTAACAAATATAATGACTGCTATAAGTATGGTAGGACGAAGCTCACTTAAAGAACCCTCCCATGCAGAACCAGGGCAGGGGGCCACTTTGGTGGGCAGGGCTTCACTGAAGGAGCAGAACTTGGAACACTGGAGAGTCTGCAGAGAGCAAGAAGAACCAAGGAGATCcagaagcaaagagaaaaaaggtgaGCCAAGtaaggagaagacagagggggaggaaaggaaggaaaaggaacagaagagagaaaatgagaggagagacaacaaagacaaaaaggagGAGGGATTGGATAAGGACAAAGTGAGGGTTACTGTTAGTGGGTGGGTGGTAGAGGAAACCAAACAAGAAAAGTCAGCGAGAAAGGTTGAGGGGAAAGTGcaagaggatgaaaaaaaatatgaagaatTGAAAAAGGAAAGTCATGTAGAAATGAAGTGTGAAAAGGGAGAGGATATAGGAGTGATGAACAAGGATGGAGTACAAGAGTTGCATGTCCAAGAGTTGGAGAAGGTGGTTGCTATATTAAAGACAGAGGAAGgtgaggtggagggaggagaaggagggacaTTTGGAGACGACAGGGGGATGGAGAGTTGGGATGCTGTCCTTGAGATGGTCACCACATTATGGGATGATGGCTGggaaaaggggggaggaggagctgtaGGTGATACAGATTCCTTCTCAGGATCCTTGCAACGCTGGCCTCTTCTCCGGCCCCCAATTGGCTTTGGAGGCTCCCACCCCCCATCCTCAGCAGCCTCAGAGCTCAGCTTGACAGAGTTAGAAAGAAGAGCCAGGGAACTGGACTCTGACCTGGAACATCTAGACCTGTCTCAGTCCCAGAGGGACACACAGGATGTATACCAAATGCTGCTTGAGCTACAGAGGGAACGAGCTGACATGTACCAAACACACCCTGggccacagagagagaaagctgcaCTAATGACAG GAGTGGGAAGTaaatctcaggtcagtttgGAGCTCAGCACTGTGGCTTCACCAGCTACAGACACGGACAGATCTCCTGTTGACTGGTCAACAAAACTTGCTGGGACTTACACTGCTGGCACAAG CTCCATTAAGGAGGACAACTCTCCAGACTCAAACCTTACATTGGAGTCAGACTCCAGTGGCATCTTCCTCTCCTTATCCAATCAAAGCCAGGAGGAGGCCGGCTCTGATAGTGACCAGCCAATCAGTGGCTCTGACCTAGGCAGTAGCAACACATCCCTGGAGAAAGATGGGGAGGATGGAGGGTTAAAAGAatgggggagggaggagagtgcagagctgcagtggtgCTACCCATCTCTCCtcaacacagaggacagagaaggagatgaTGAAAGACCAGAAGCAGGGTATGGAAAGATGTCAGtagatgaagagagagagaaagacgagaATGTGAGGAGAGTTGGTAAGATGGGAACAGTTTCTGTCATTAGGACCATGCTTGACCATACAGACATCAGTGACTCCATGACTGTAAATGCCCCACAATGTGGAGAAATACCACCCAGAAAAAAAGTGACCCTCATGGGAAGTGACTCCCCCCTCCCGTTGTCTCCCTCAAAACAACCAGTCAAACACCTTCTAGATCCCAATCAGAAGCCAATCCGAAGCTCAGGTTTGGACTGTGGTGACTTAGATCCTTTTGTTCAATCAGACAGCTTTGTTTACCTTGCCGTGTCTGCAAGACCTGCATCCCAGGGCGAAGTCACCACAGTGACAGAAGTTCCCACTCATCCTTCAAAACAAGATAGTATACCACAACATTCAGATAGCATGAAAACATGCTTGGACCAGCCAACAGAATGGGACAACAAGCCCACTCTCCCTGCCCCACATAAACCAGAGGAAGGAGACTTTTTGTGCACTGACAGCTTTGTCTATCTGGCTGCTCCAGCATGCCTCCTACTTGGCCCTGCGGGGACTACAGCTTATAGTGGCAG GGAGTCAGACTCAGAGAGTTCAGGATCTGGCGCTCTTGATGTGTCAGTACTGGGTTGTGGCTCGGTGGCAGGTGACAGTGACTGGGATTCAGATCTGTCTGACACAGATCCCAGTCGCTCTTGCAGaatctctgctgctgtaaacaagTCCGCTGGCATGGCACGGCCTAAGCGGCTGCCTCCTGAACTGGGCTGGGACTTGTTTGGAGAAACCACTGAACCTGAAGTGCTGAGTGAGCTCTTCAGGGAACAggacagaaacaacaatgacaaagcAAAGAGGGCTCCCGAGGTTACCAACAGCATGTCAGCGACCCAGGCTACTCCCATGGCAACTCAGCCTGTCACAACTCCAATGAAGCAGGCAACAGTAGAGCTGTCATCGACAACAAAGAAGGTGACATGGCAGTTTAAACCAGCCCAGAGGTCAGTCTGCACCGGAAGcagaaaggagaaagagaaggaaattaCATCATCATCGGTAAGGATTACAGAGCTGGGAGGAGGCGAGACCTATAGACCCTCcccttcttcttcatcatcttcatcatcgtcaccatcgTCATCCTCTTCTGGTTGA